CGAGATGCAAGAACAAGTAAACCTTCCAAGAAAGGGAGAAAGAAAAAAGGTAAAAAGGGTAAAAAATAAAACCCGAATATTATTATCTAATTTCTTTTTTATTCTCTTATTTTAACCTTTTTTTAATTAAAATTCCATTATTAATTTCTTTTTTTAATTTTTCTTTCGAAATGTTTTTATCCTAATGTTGGAGAATACCCCATCTGTGAGGGTGGGGATGAATTCAACCACAACATGTTAATAATAATTTAATAATAAATAATATTATGTTAAGAGCATTTAAATATCGAATGTATCCGACTAAAAACCAAGAAGAAATGGTTAACAAACATTTTGGAGCATGTCGATACGTGTATAATTGAGGATTAGAATATAAAGTTCGAACATATTATGAAACGGGTAAATCAATATCCCGTTTCGCTCTTAACAAAGAAATAACATTACTCAAACAAAGTGAAGTATGGCTCAAAGAAATTAACAGTCAATCATTACAAGGAGCTACCCTTAACCTTGATAATGCATTCGCAAGGTTTTATAGAGAGAAAAAAGGATTCCCACATTTTAAATCAAAGAAAAATAGGGTACAATCATTCAATGTACCACAGAATTATAAAGTTGATTTCAATAACAATGAAATATACCTTCCTAAGATAGGATGGGTGAAAACAAAATTACATAGACAATTCAAAGGTAAAACGCAAACAGCAACAATCTCCATGACAAATACTGGTAAATATTATATCAGTATCCTAATTGATGATGAACAATCATTACCTGAAAAGGTAAAATTCAATCACAAAACCACCGTAGGATTAGATATGGGTTTAACCCACTTCTTAATTACAAGTAACGGTGTTAAGGTTAATAATCCACGACCACTTAAACAACAGCTGAAACGACTTAAACGTGAACAACGGAAGTTATCACGTAAAAAACGAGGCAGTAATAATCGTAATAAACAACGTTTAAAGATTAGTAAGATTCATGAACGAATTATGAATATTCGTGAAGATTTCCAGCATAAACTTAGTAAAACTATTGTATGTGAGAACCAAGCAATAGCAATAGAGAAACTGAATATTAAAGGCATGCTACGAAACCATAACCTCGCACAAAGCATAAGTGATGTTAGCTGGGCAAGGTTCATGGAAAAACTGAAATATAAAAGTGAATGGTATGGTAAAACATTAATCCAAATAGGACAGTTCGAACCATCAAGTAAAATATGCAGCAATTGCGGACACCATAACAGTAATCTAAAATTACATCATCGTATGTGGATTTGCCCTGATTGTGGGAGTATTCATGATCGTGATGTTAATGCAGTAGTTAATATACGTGATTTTGCACTGGATAAACAAAATCTCACCAGTACCGTAGGAACTACGGGATTTAAAGCTTCTTTGAGAAAACCACAAAAGTGGATTCAATGATAGAAGAAACCCCTTCCGAAAGGGAGGGGTAGTTCACACTATTTAGGTAAATCTTATATTGAATAAAATGAATATCATCTATTAATTATTTTGTAGTTCTAGAATCTAAAATTTAATAAAAGGGAAAAAATGAAAGCTCCTAGGGAACTGAAGGTTAAACCAATCAGAAACGGAACAGTTATAGATCATATAACTGCAAATAAAGCTTTAAATGTCCTTAAAATATTAGGATTACCCAGTAAAGAAGCTGCTGTTACAATTGCAATGAATGTAAAGTCTTCGGAGATGGGTACCAAGGATATTGTAAAGGTAGAAGGAAGAGAACTTGAATCGCGTGAAGTGGATAAAATTGCCTTAATTGCACCCAAAGCCACCATAAACATTGTCCGAGAATATGAAATTATTGAAAAGGGTAAGGTCACACTTTTAAATCATGTTAATGGAATTCTTATATGCCCCAACCCCAACTGCATAACCAACACAAATGAACCAGTTAAAAGCAAATTCAATATAATTGACACAGGACCTCTAATGCTAAGATGCTATTACTGTGAACGTATCATGAACAACCAAGATATAGAAGAACAATTTAAATAAATATTAAAAATTGCAAAAAATTTTTTCAAACTTAAAATTAAAAAAAGGTTGAATAAATGTTAAAGGATGTATTTGAATTAAAGACCCATAATAGAATGGAACTTATAAATATTACAACTGAAGTTAATTTTATTATAGAAAAAAGCAGTATTAAAACGGGTTTAGTAAACATCTACAGTAAACATTCAACTTCTGGAATTGTTGTCAATGAAGATGAACCAGGACTCTTGAAAGATTTCCAAAAAGCCCTTGAAACTTTAGTACCTTCAAATCAGAATTACAAACATGATATCATAGATAACAATGCAGATTCACATATAAGATCATTTCTAATTGGTAACAGTGAAACAATCCCTTTGAACAATGGAAAACTAGATCTTGGAACCTGGCAGAGTATATTTTTTGTTGAACTAGATGGGCCAAGAACAAGAAAGGTTACTGTCACCATCGTTTAAGTTTCTATTTATGATTTTAGATAAAAAAAAAAGTTTAGAAATATTAATTATTTACCTTTAAATTCAACTTCAAAGGCAATAACAGGATATTCAAGATCAAAGTTGGTTATAACTTCTGGGTCAATTTCACCGAAAAATCCCTCAACAGATCCTTTTTTCACATTAATATTCCCATCTACGTCTTCATATTCTCCTATAATAGCTGCACATCGCCCTTTTATAAATGATGGGTGATCTATTGATTCAATCTTCATTTTCAATCCAATATTTGATATAAAAGAATCGGTTATAGATTTTATTTCTGTGAAGTTGGCATTTGAATGTGTAACTAGACAGGCAAGTTTTTTAATGATCCTAGTACCTGTTTCTGAGTTTGTATCAAGGTAAGCCACATCCCCCACTTCAAATATTCTCTGTGGAAGTTCTTCATGTGTGTTGTCTTCTAAAAATTCCATCAAACCATTAATAAGATTTTTTCTTATCATTGTACGATCTTGAGATATTGGCTGTGCAACGATTACATGTTCATCCTCTGGTAACCTCATGTTTGTGTAGTGTTGATCTTCGCTTGTAAGCATCAGACTCATAACTTCATAAAAACCCATACCTATCATTATGTCCCTAACCCTGTTTTCGAAGATTTTACCAGTATCAGGATATGCAATAGTTGCAATTTCAGGAAGTTCGGGTTGGATCTTACGGATACAGTAACCTATTGCAATATTCTCAATTATATCAACTTCGTGTAAAATATCAATTCTATAGGCCGGTATAGTAACAGCTATTTTATCATCTGCTTCTGATTCTGCTCCTAATCTCACACGTTTAAGCATATCAACTACATCTGGTGCTGTAAGTTCAACTCCCAGGATTTTTTGAGCATTTCCAAGGTCTACATACATCTTTTTAGGGGTTAAGTTAGGAGTTTCTACTGTTCTGTCTTTGTAGACAATATCCATTGTTTTTATGTTACCTCCAGATTCAGCAAAGGAACAAGCAATTATATTAAGTGCAAAGTTCACAGCCCTTTCATCAGTACCAGTTACATCAATTAAAACATTTTTAGTATCTTCATTTAATTTTGTAAGTTCTCCATTAATTATTGGGGGCATTGAAAGTATATTATTATCTGAATCTACTATTAAGGGATATTTATCAAATTTATCAAGTAGATGTGCATATTTTTTACCTTTCTTATGATGCTCTACAATATCATTTAGATTCTTTTTTTCAGTTGTTTCGAGTGCTACAAAGGAATATTCCTCGGGTTTAGCTGCTTTATATGTAAATGGTGGTTTAACAACATCCAAATTGTGGATTCCAATTGCAACTTTTTTTCTGTCACGACCTAAAACCCAGTGAAGATCTTCCTGAAAATCCATGAGGCCCTTAAGACTGTTTTCATCAATTGAAATTCCTTCAACAATACAGCAAGATGTATATGGTCTAATATTAATGAGTTCAGGATCTACTATCATCTTGTAGCCTGATTTTGATATGGAATATTCTGGTAGTCCTTCTTCTATTCTAAGAAATCCCTTGACTGTTCGAACAATTCCTTCGACACTGTAATAATCTGGTCTGTTTGGGAAAAACTCTACCTTTATCATTTCATCATCATAATGCTCAATATCGCTCCCAATCATTGGTAACATATCAATTAATTCTTCCTTTGTAATTTCTTGACCTAAAACTTGGTTAAAATATTCGTAGCTGAAGTTTATAACGGGCATGTTATTCAAATCCTAATCTTCAAATCCATAAATTTTTTTTTATAAATCCCAAATAATGTATCTAACTTTTTTTTATTTTTGATAAATCTGTTTTCAATGGTTCGGTTCCTAGTCTAAATATTTTTAGGTTGGAACTCCCGCTGCGAAAACAAGGATAAAGAATATTGATTCTATTGTAAAGTGCAAACATCTGTGGCCCAATGGGTTCAATTCAATTCCAGAATACTCATGATACATATCAACTGTCATATGTATAAGTGCTGCAAGTATACCTATTTCTAACGCTACTAAACCCAGTCCTGCTGCTAGGAAAACCAGAGATAAGACCACAAAGTGGAATAATGCTTCCAATCCTTCATGTACAATCCATAGTCTGATATTTGAAGCAACACTTTCCTTGATAACACCTGCCAGGAGAATGTAGAAATCTGCAAATAGTCCCCACATTATCCTGCTATGTATTTCATCACTAACTGCAAGAAAAACTGCTATGTAGAACCAAAGTATTTCCAATTAAAAAACCATCCTTTTCAATCTTTATTATTTCTCAACTGATATGTAATGATAATATCAACATTTATAAAACTATACTTTATGGATATTGGATCTGATCGACATTTTCCAGGACTTAATAATATCACAAAACTTAAGAAAATCTAGCATTAATGATTATGCTAAAAGTTTAAATCAATATTGTGTGTTCACAAATAAAAACCCTACGGAATTAATTGAATAATCTGAAAATCAAGAAGACCAACAAATCCTGTGAAAATCGTAATGTTATAAGATATATTTTAGATTATATAAACATCTTAAAAATAGAAATCTAATATATAACACATAAAAAAACAATTAGCAGTCCTGAAAACTTTTTATCTATGAGTATTGATATTGAGACTCCAGGTTCAAATTAGTTGAAATGAAATTCATGAGTTAAATCATTATAATAAAAGATAAATTCTTTATTATTTAATTCTTGATCTATAGAAATCCATGAAATCTTTTTCTTGATTTTTTAATACATCTTCATTCATTTCATCTGCTAATTGCAAGTCACTATATACAAGGTTAATGTATATTTCTGTTCAAGATCCCTACGTTCACCTTTTACTGTAAATTCAAATTTATAATCACATTTATAATCACATAAATATTGTTTTTCTGACATTTCTTTTTCATAATCTGTTAATATACCTATCAAATTATCTTCATCTATTTCATCTTCAATAAAAGTCATAAAAAAGCTTCTTGTTAAGTTTTCTTTTGGCAGTTCTACTGTACTTATATGTTTTAACATTTTTTATCTCAATTATTATTTTCATTATTCAAGACTTAAATAACTTTTTCATTTTTATTAAACTGATTTGGAGGTGTTTTTAATTGATGTCGCTGAAACTATTTGGAGTATTGCATTCAAATATGTGGATAGAAAATTTATGATTAATGGGAAAAATATTTAATAAAACATAAAATTAATTGTTATTATCAATCCCAACAAAAGAATTGAAAAATTTTTCATTTAAATATGATTGTTAGAATTTTTATAGATTAAAAAATTATTAGTAATACTTTTTATGTTTTCACTAGAGCTGTACAGGCTGAATGAGGCCAAGTATACTTCAATGTTGGTTAATCAGTGTTAAATAATTTTATTTTAAAAATAATTGATTCTTCATATTATATAAAAAATTTCGAAAATTTAATTTAAAGAAATACCATTTTTAAAACAGTTTTTATTCATTAATTATAAATTTTAGGTTTATTTATTGGTTAATAGCCAAAATACTTATATATTTTCCTTTATAAACTATATATTAACTGTTTAGGAGGGTGAAATGATGAAAGAACAAACGAAAGAAGTTAAATCACAAGTTGCTGGGACCATTTCCACTTTGATGACTGTGGCATTTGGTTTAATTGCTGCATTGGCTTGGAACTCAGCTATTCAGGCAATTGTGAGCCAGTTATTTCCAAAAGGAAATGATATATTAGGGTTGTTAATTTATGCCATTATCATCACTATAATAGCTGTTGTTGCTACCGTAGTTATTGCTAGAGCACTTGGAAAACCACCTGTACAAGAAGTAAGAATAGTGGAATAGCACCAAAAAGAAGGAATTATACTCTTTTTTTATTATTTTTTAGAAAGAATCTTTTAATACCTTAATTCAAAAATCTATTGGAAAAAAATAAATTACCTCAAATCTAAAACATTCCAATTTTCAGTATTAATGTTTATATCATCAAGCTGATCTTTAACCGAATTTTTAGGGCTGTATGGTAATATCTGACCATTTATATAAGGTTTTTTTTGGTTCATTGATCTTATGTTATCTTGTGCTGTTTTTTGCCAGAGTTCAAGCCAACCATTTATTGGTTGATTTAGAGATGTTTTTCCATATCCAAGATGTTCATTCCATAATGAGTTTCTAAAACTTTCAATAGCATTTTTTGAACCTTTATCATCCAAGATCATAACATTTATTTCCATACTTCTTTGAAATTTTGAATCAAAAAATCCTTTAAGTTCATTTACATGGGTTAAAGATGTACCATCCAAGTTTGCTGTGCCCACAGTAGCCCATATATCATCAACTACAGCAGCTTTAGTATGCACATAGATTGGTTGTATTTCATACTGATTCTCTCCCCATCCTGAAGACCATAAACTGAAAAAACCTATCTGTGGATGTTTCAAATTATCTTCGGTATTTTTAATTCCAAGTTTTTTAATTGCCTTATTCTGCCATTTCTTATATCCGGGTAACTCAGGATCTTCATTTATCAAAAATATAACTTGAAGATCATCGTTGAATTTAATTACATTTTTTAATGCTTTCAATATACTGTTGTTGGTAAAATACTGATTTTCAAGATATATAAAATCCGATGCTTGTGCTATTGCCTTTCTATAACCTTCAAATATTCCCAACTCTCCCTTTTTAGTTAATGTGTCTTTTGTTACAGATCTGGCAATTTGAATTTGGTCTTCGCCAGAGCTAATTGGGTGGAAACTTATATTGAGTTTATTTTTTCCATTGTAATCTTTAGATGAGATATAATTCCACATTTCAACAAATAATTCTTCAACATAATATACTGATCCGCCATTCAGTTTCACAGATATGTCATGAACTGGTCTTACAAGTTCAGGTTCCCGCCTTGGATCGTTAATTAAATGCATTGAAGTATCCCAATAATCTGGAATAAATGCAGATCCTATAACAAATGCTTCATTACCATCAACAATCAAGGTTTTTGCATGCATCACATGGAGACCACTGGACTTAAATCCCATGACTTCAACCCCTGTTGATTTGAATTTGTCCTTAATTTTTTTTAATGAATCAGGTAGTGCAAGATTTTCATTTAAAATTATTTTTACATTGACCCCTCTTTCATCTGCATTTTTTAAAACATCAACAAGAACATCCTTTGGAGATAGATCATCATCTGAATTAAATGTAGCAACAAAATCCGGGTCAAATTCAATTTGCGATAGATACACATAGGAACTAGCATTATTGATCGAATTAACAATACATTTTAATTCTTTTTCATTATCAATTAATATTTCAAAATCATTATCAGATGTAAATCTTGACTTATCTGTACCACCTAATGTTATAAACCAGCCATTTGCCCAATTACGATTTATATGGATATCTTCAACTTTTTTTATTGGTTCAGATACAACAGAGAACTTATCTGTTTTATAAAGTTCTGCAACATCTAACATATCTCTAACAACCAGCCAAATATCAGGTTTTTCATCAATAATAGTTTTATAACTGTTTGTTGAATATGTTATCCTGTAAAACCCATCTTTATCTGTTCTGGATTTACCAAGTTCATGATCAGGTATCAGTGAAACAGGTGAAACTTTATCTGCTAATTTTACTAGTTTGTTATTCATTATCGAAGCTTCTGTCTTCCCTTCCGCTACCACAACCAAACCCATCATAGGTTTGCCATTTTCATCTAAAATTCTTCCTCGAACTCCCATGTTGGGTTCTTCATTTGTTGTCATATTATCTTTGGACATCTTAAAGAAATTTAAATGGTTTTTTATAGAAAAAAAATTTAATTTATTCAGATTTATTAAAAATATTTTGATAAATCCCTTGGAACAATTATTAAATCTGGATTATATGGAAATCTATATTCTTTTTTTTTTGGATGGTTCGTACAATCAGTAATATAATGGCACCAATTGCACCTCCAACTGCACCGATTACAATTGCAATGATTAGTTCTTGAGGAGTGTTAATTGGAACATATGTTGATAACTGTGAAGAAAATGATGCAATAGCACCTTTAAACAGGCTTAATATCCAAAGAATTATTGCACCTACAACACCCATTAATGCCCCATTAATCATTCCATCAATTATTCCACTATATGAAATGTAACCAACAACTATTCCTGCAAGGAGAAATCCTAAAAGAAACCCCTGTAATCCCAATACCGAACCAAAACCTAGTATGGAGATAATTACAGTGAATATAATGACCAATATAAATCCTTTAATGATAGCACTTATATTCACCAAATGGATCATCTCCTAAATTAGTAAAAGATCATTTAATCTCTACTTTATGTTTAGCTTCCATTATTTTTGGAAGATCAACTGTTAAAACAGAGTCTTTGAATTTTGCTTTGGCTTTTTTTACATCAATTTTGGCAGGCAATACCATGGACCGTCTTGTTTCACCATAACTTCTCTCTTTTCTGAGATAATTAGCTCCCTCTTCTTCAATTTCTTCATCAAACTTTGCAACAATTTCAATTGTATCTTCAGAAATGTCAACATCTACATTTTCCTTTTTAACACCTGGAAGGTCAGTAATTACCATAATGGAATCGTCAGTTTCCATAATATCAACCAATGGCTTTTGAAAGGACATAGTATACTCTGATAGACTTTTCCCCAATTCTTCTTGTTTTTCTTTTATGGTATTCACTATATCTGTCAACATACTTTCTGTTGGAGTTTCTTTTTCTTCAAACTCTTCCTCTTCACCAGTTCCCATTGCAATAGGTACGTCTTTATCTACCATTTTAATTCACCCTCCGGAATAATTATTTTTTACTAGAAATCTTTCCTTTAACCTTTCCTTCAACTTCTTTAGTCTTTCCCTTAACTTCACCTTCTAATTCTTTAGTTTTTCCATTAATTTCACCTGTTTTTTCACTCATATAATCCATCGATAAATAATCAACATCCTAATTCAACTTATAATATCTGATATACATCCAATATTATAAATTTTTTGTGAATGTTAAAAAAATTAATTAAATCAAAAATAATTATTTTTTTTACTTTGAAGAAGAATTACTATCCAAATTCTGATACCATCCATTAGCTGTACTTCCTGTGAGTTTTGGAATAATAAAGCTTCTGAAAACAGTTTGTAATATGACCTTGAACATATGGCGATGATTCAATAGGTATTTTGGTCTTGAATAGAATTTTAAATATGCTTTGGCCAGTTTATTTTCAACCATCTTACTGTTCAAACCCATTTCATTGTATTTAATAATTGATTTGAGCACTGTGTAATCCTGCCAATCTTCATTGTCAATTAGATCTTTTGATTTTAGCTCATCATAGATGGGTGTTCCTGGAAATGGTGTTAATATTGAGTATTGACAGTAATCTGGGTCAAGTTTTGTTGAGAATTTTATTGTATCCTCCATATCGGTTTCGGTTTCACCAGGATAGCCAAGTATAAATGATGTTAAAACTCCAAGCCCGGCATTTTTCGCATATTTAACAGCATCCTCAGCATTTTGAAGTGTTATACCCTTTTTCATCAAATCTAGGATGCGCTGTGAACCCGATTCAACACCATAATATATGGTTTTCATTCCAGATGTCTTGAGATTTTCAAGCAAACTCTGATCTACCCTGTCAACACGTGAAGATGCAACAAATTCTATATCAATATTTCTGGACTTTATTTCATCGGCAATATCGTTTGCCCTTCTTTTATTAAGCATGAATGTATCGTCCATAAACCCAATATCATTTATTCCATATTTATATACAAATTCCTCAATTTCATCGACAACATTATCTGGACTGCGTGATCTAAACTTTTTACCCATGATAAGAGATGAAGTACAGTAATTACACGAATAAACACAACCTCTGCTAGTTATTATTCCCCCTGTTTGATCTTTGGAAGCACCATAGGATTTAGATGGAACAAGATGTCTGGCAGGGAATGGTAATGAATCAAGATCCTTAATTAAAGGTCTTTCTTGTGTTTCCTTTAAATTACCAGTATCAGGATCCCTATAAACTATTCCCTTAACATCTTCAAAATCAATTTTATCATCATCTGATAATTTGTTGGTTATTCCAACCAATGTTTCCTCACCTTCGCCCTTAACAATTAAATCAAGTGATTCATTTTCTTTCAATGTTTTAGTGGGCAGGAAGGTTGCATGAGGTCCTCCAAGCACGATTAAAGAATTGGGTAAAGCATCTTTGATAAGCTCAGCATATTTAACTGCACTTTTAATGGTAGATGTGGTTGCTGTTAAACCTATTACCTTTGGATTAAAATTTTGTGCCTTCTCTGACACTTTTTCATATCCATTTTGCTGCAGATCATCGTCTATTATTTTAACTTTGTATGATTCTTTCTCAAGTGATGACGCAAGGTACATGAGATTCATGGGAGGGGTTATGAAACCAAGAGCATTTTTAATTGCATTTTCATCGTAAGGATTTATTAACAATACATCGATTTTGTTCATTTTTTTTACCTTTGAAAGTCCATATCAATTTAAAATAGAATTATTTAAGGTGTATTTAGTTGTATTAGTATAATATATATTTCAACTTAAATATAAATTTTGAATTCTTAATAGATATCCCTATCCAAATAATCCCAATATAAACCACCCCTTTGTTCTATAAAACTATGATAAAATTTTTTTAAAACTAAAGCTGTTGAATATGTTAAGTAATAACGTAACTTGTAAAATGTAATATTAAATCAAAATTGTGTTTAAGATCAAAATTTGTTGTAACATGATGTATTTTAAAATGGAACCACTGAAAATCAATTAAATTATCCTATTATTAATATTAACAAATATAAAAATTATTAAACCCATATACTTCAAATCCTTCTCGAATAAACTTTTAACATATTGACTTCAAATAAAACTTGCAGCCCCTTAATAAAAATATTTTACATTTAAAAGCTAATATTTATCTAAATATATACAGTTACAAATTTCAAATTATTTGTTTCAAATCAAATTTAATACATTATTTCCACACGGAGGATTTAAAAAATGAATGATGTGAAAGTATCCATAATAGTACCAGTTTACAATGTAGAAAAATATCTCAGACAATGTGTGGATAGTATCGTAAATCAATCATTAAAGGAAATTGAGATCATTTGTATCAATGATGGTTCAACAGATAACTCACTACAAATTCTCGAAGGATATGCACAAAGGGACAAACGAATTAAAATAATTAACAAAAGAAACGAAGGTTTGTCGGCAGCTAGAAATACTGGCATGGAATATGCAACTGGTGAATACATTGGATTTGTTGATTCTGACGACTTTATAAACGAAAAAATGTATGAAAATCTATATATAAATGCTAAATCCAATAAAAGTGACATAGTAATGTGCCCTGCATATGTATTTGACGATAACAATCCTGAATTAAATCATAAAAAACCTTATTTTAGTTTAGAATGTTTAGATAAAAAATTTGATAATAAAGTATTCGATCATACCAACACTAAGAATCTGATTTTTAAGGTTAATGTAACTTGTTGGAACAAAATTTACAAATCTCAATTTTTAAATGAAATAGGTGCAAAATTTCATAAAATGTATTTTGAAGACAATATTTTTTTTTATGAAACCTATTTAAAAGCCAAGAAAATCTCTCTAATTAGAGATTTTCTATATTATTACCGGATTAATCGGGCAGGTTCATTCATAAAGGAAGGGAATAAAAAATTTTTTGATATTTGTAATATGCATGATTTATTAAAAAAGATACTAATAGAAACGGGTAATCTCGATGAATATTTAGAAAGTTTTTTAAATTTTAAAATCAACGGCTCATTGGGACGTTACAATCAGGTAGATGAAAGATTTAAACCAGAATTTTTTGAGATTATCAAACAAAATTTCATAAAAAATAATTTAAAAAAGTCCGATATTGACAAATTATCACAAAACAACAAGATTAAATATCAAAATATATTGATTTCTGATACCTACAAAGAATATGGACTGAGAGAGCAGATTTACCAACTAAATAGTGCAAATCAGGAATATGAACAAAAATATCAACAACTAGAGTATAATTTGGAAAGGCTAAAAGATAAGAATCAAGGTTATGAAAAAGAGATAAACACTCAAAAACATTTCATTCAAAAGATCACATCTTCAAATAGTTGGAAATTAACAAAACCACTTAGAAAAATCAGAAATTTGATAAATTAGTTGAAAATTTGTAATACATGACATGTGTGTAAAATGGATAATCATTTTGTAATGTAGAGAAGAATTATCCTCAAAATATTGTATATTATTAACATAGTCCTATTTGGTCTCTAATAGAATTTATAAATTGAACTCAAATTCCTCTCTTATGAATACAATGACTTCTTCATGTTCCTGGAACATTTCAGGATTATATTATTCTCCAATTCTTATCTGAGTATTGTGGATATATATTCATTATCCCTCACTCACTCTCATTGTAATTAACTCCCCCAATATCTTGAAGTAAACATATGGAAATTAGAATATATCATCATTTAAATGAGCATTTTTTAAGTTATAAAATGTTTACTTCAAAATAGAGATGAATAATGATAATTTGAACTCAATAACCTCTAACACAAATTATCTAAGGATATTTCATATTTTTAGGAATACTAATTTAAAAAATAAGTCGAAATAGATTGTTAAAAAATATATTATTTATATAAATAGAAAGACTTTTACAGCAGACAAATAATTAAGTTTAAAGAAAGATTACGGTTTAATGTATTGAAACAACTTCAAAATGGACTAGACTAAAACATGATTTATCAAAAAAAGTTATACCTTGGAGTAAATAGATTAAGGTCTATAATATTTTATGAAGTATATTATGATTAAATAAAATCTATATCACACAATAAACTATTAAAATTATTAATAAGTAATATATATACAAAGTAAAGGAATTTTACACTATTTTAGACTTATATTTTAAGAGGAGAATTAGATGAGCAAAGATAACATACCAGCAGACTATGATCACTTGAAAGAAGCAGAATGGCAAATCCGATGGGAAGAAGACCATGTGCATAGATTCATTGGTGATGGTACACGTCCAAGGTACATAATTGACACACCACCACCATATCCAACAGGTTCTATTCACATTGGACATGTTTTAAACTGGACATTTATTGACATTATTGCACGTTTTATGCGTATGAAAGGTTACGATGTTATGTTTCCACAGGGATGGGACTGTCATGGATTACCAACTGAGGTTAAAGTTGAAGAAATAAATAATATCCGAAAAAATGATGTTCCTAGGGATGAATTCA
This sequence is a window from Methanobacterium sp. SMA-27. Protein-coding genes within it:
- a CDS encoding helix-turn-helix domain-containing protein; this translates as MLRAFKYRMYPTKNQEEMVNKHFGACRYVYN
- the pyrI gene encoding aspartate carbamoyltransferase regulatory subunit, producing MKAPRELKVKPIRNGTVIDHITANKALNVLKILGLPSKEAAVTIAMNVKSSEMGTKDIVKVEGRELESREVDKIALIAPKATINIVREYEIIEKGKVTLLNHVNGILICPNPNCITNTNEPVKSKFNIIDTGPLMLRCYYCERIMNNQDIEEQFK
- a CDS encoding secondary thiamine-phosphate synthase enzyme YjbQ, whose protein sequence is MLKDVFELKTHNRMELINITTEVNFIIEKSSIKTGLVNIYSKHSTSGIVVNEDEPGLLKDFQKALETLVPSNQNYKHDIIDNNADSHIRSFLIGNSETIPLNNGKLDLGTWQSIFFVELDGPRTRKVTVTIV
- the pheT gene encoding phenylalanine--tRNA ligase subunit beta encodes the protein MPVINFSYEYFNQVLGQEITKEELIDMLPMIGSDIEHYDDEMIKVEFFPNRPDYYSVEGIVRTVKGFLRIEEGLPEYSISKSGYKMIVDPELINIRPYTSCCIVEGISIDENSLKGLMDFQEDLHWVLGRDRKKVAIGIHNLDVVKPPFTYKAAKPEEYSFVALETTEKKNLNDIVEHHKKGKKYAHLLDKFDKYPLIVDSDNNILSMPPIINGELTKLNEDTKNVLIDVTGTDERAVNFALNIIACSFAESGGNIKTMDIVYKDRTVETPNLTPKKMYVDLGNAQKILGVELTAPDVVDMLKRVRLGAESEADDKIAVTIPAYRIDILHEVDIIENIAIGYCIRKIQPELPEIATIAYPDTGKIFENRVRDIMIGMGFYEVMSLMLTSEDQHYTNMRLPEDEHVIVAQPISQDRTMIRKNLINGLMEFLEDNTHEELPQRIFEVGDVAYLDTNSETGTRIIKKLACLVTHSNANFTEIKSITDSFISNIGLKMKIESIDHPSFIKGRCAAIIGEYEDVDGNINVKKGSVEGFFGEIDPEVITNFDLEYPVIAFEVEFKGK
- a CDS encoding DUF5654 family protein, whose product is MKEQTKEVKSQVAGTISTLMTVAFGLIAALAWNSAIQAIVSQLFPKGNDILGLLIYAIIITIIAVVATVVIARALGKPPVQEVRIVE
- a CDS encoding phosphatidylserine/phosphatidylglycerophosphate/cardiolipin synthase family protein — translated: MTTNEEPNMGVRGRILDENGKPMMGLVVVAEGKTEASIMNNKLVKLADKVSPVSLIPDHELGKSRTDKDGFYRITYSTNSYKTIIDEKPDIWLVVRDMLDVAELYKTDKFSVVSEPIKKVEDIHINRNWANGWFITLGGTDKSRFTSDNDFEILIDNEKELKCIVNSINNASSYVYLSQIEFDPDFVATFNSDDDLSPKDVLVDVLKNADERGVNVKIILNENLALPDSLKKIKDKFKSTGVEVMGFKSSGLHVMHAKTLIVDGNEAFVIGSAFIPDYWDTSMHLINDPRREPELVRPVHDISVKLNGGSVYYVEELFVEMWNYISSKDYNGKNKLNISFHPISSGEDQIQIARSVTKDTLTKKGELGIFEGYRKAIAQASDFIYLENQYFTNNSILKALKNVIKFNDDLQVIFLINEDPELPGYKKWQNKAIKKLGIKNTEDNLKHPQIGFFSLWSSGWGENQYEIQPIYVHTKAAVVDDIWATVGTANLDGTSLTHVNELKGFFDSKFQRSMEINVMILDDKGSKNAIESFRNSLWNEHLGYGKTSLNQPINGWLELWQKTAQDNIRSMNQKKPYINGQILPYSPKNSVKDQLDDININTENWNVLDLR
- a CDS encoding DUF5518 domain-containing protein; amino-acid sequence: MNISAIIKGFILVIIFTVIISILGFGSVLGLQGFLLGFLLAGIVVGYISYSGIIDGMINGALMGVVGAIILWILSLFKGAIASFSSQLSTYVPINTPQELIIAIVIGAVGGAIGAIILLIVRTIQKKKNIDFHIIQI